The nucleotide window GCAAAAGCAAAAAGCCGAAGTCCAAAAACTAGAGGCGCAGCTAAACTCGCAGATGGGAATATCGTCTAGTCTTGGTGACTATGCCACAATAAAAAAACAACTAAACTCTGGTGTAACAAAATTCTATGGACTAATAGAAGATCTGGAAAACACCGGTGTTGTTCTAAAGAGTCTAGAAGAAGGGCTTTTGGATTTCCCATCAAAAAGATTCGATGAGGATGTGTGGTTGTGCTGGAAGGAAGGGGAAACTGAGATAAAGTTCTGGCATGAAAAAGACGTCGGCTTTATGGGACGAAAACCATTGAGCGTTAGCGACGAGTCACTTGTATGAGCATATCTGTTTGGTTTCGAGTAATTAGGATAAAATTTCTCTTAGCATCTGTGATTGCAGTATCACTGGGCCTTGCCATATCGTACTGGCAGACAAAGACGCTGGATATCATATCTGGTGTGATAACGATGGGTGGAGTAATTGCATTACACGCAAGCGTTGATCTCCTAAATGACTATTGGGACTACAAGCGGGGAATTGACACCATAACAAAGAGAACCAAGTTCAGTGGTGGCACTGGAGTTTTGCCTGAGGGCTTGCTCAAGCCCTCCACAGTGTATCGTGCAGGCATGATCTGTCTGGCTTCGGGCTCACTTGCAGGTGCGTATTTCATCGTTCTTCATGGCTGGATTATTGCAGTGATTCTGGGATTTGCAATATTGTCCATCTATTTCTATTCTACAAAAATAGTTGATTCCGGATTGGGTGAGATATTTGTTGGAATCAAGGGTACAATGATAGTTCTAGGCACAATGTATATCCAAACCCAGGCAATCATGCCAACAAACATTGTCGCTGGAGTTATTGCAGGAACATTATCGTCATTTGTTTTGTTTATCACGTCTTTCCCTGATCATGATGCAGACAAGCAAAAGGGAAGAAAAACACTAGTCATCGCTCTGGGAAAATCAAAGGCATCTTCCCTGTATTGGGTATTTCCAGCTGTTGTGTATGGTTTGGTTATGTTTGGCGTAATAACTGAGATGTTTCCAAGTTACTCACTGATTGTGTTTACTGGAATATTCATGATATCCAAATCTGCATCAAAAATAAAAAAATCACTTGATAACATGGATGAGTTTGTCCATATCATGAAATCAACTGTTTTGTTTTCTAGGATTACGGGCGCGCTGTTTGTTGTATCGTTTGTGATTGCCATACTGGCAAATAACAGTTAAATCAAACACAAAATGCGTACTGGTATGATTTCTGGCTTTGCGACAACGGATGGAACAAAAAAATTCACGCAAAGGCCAGGACTGGTAGCAGAAAATTACAAAACCATTCACGGCCTGAGCCTATCAAATGTTGGAATTGGAACATATCTTGGCAATGCGGATTCGCAGACTGATGTGGCAGTAATTGATGCAATCAAAAAATCCGTCATATCTGGAATTAATGTGATTGACACTGCCATTAACTATAGGGCACAAAAAGCAGAACGTGCAGTGGGAAAAGCGATATCGGAGCTAATATCTGAGGGTAAAATAGAGCGCAATCAAATCTTTGTGAGCACAAAAAATGGCTATGTCACAAACGATGCCGATGTAAAAGAAGAGTTTTGGTCTTATGTGCAAAAAGAATATGCTGCTAAAGGTGTGATTGGCGCAAACGACATCTCATCTGGCTATCACTGCATGACAATTCCATATTTGGCTGATCAGCTAAACCGTAGCCTGAATAATTTGGGCCTTGACTGCATTGATCTAATGTATTTGCATAATGCCGTGGAGGGACAGCCAGACATTTCACGCGAACAATTTCTGCAAAATCTGGAAAAAGTGTTTTCATTTTATGAGCAAAAGCGAAAGGAAGGCAAAATTCGATTTTATGGAATGGCCACATGGGAGTGCTTTAGGGTACCAAAGGAAAACTCACACTATCTATCACTAGAAGATACGATTCAGATGGCAATCAGAGTTGGGGGAGAGAATCATGGATTCAGATTCATCCAGCTACCATACAACATGTATTATGATCAAGCATTCATGCTAAAATCCCAAGTCGTTGGTGGCAAAGAAATGTCAATACTTGATGCTACCTTAACTTTGGGAATTGGCGTGTTTACCAGTGTTCCATTAATGCAGGGAAGACTAATTGAGCCCGGAGTAAAACTGCCTGATTTTGGTGGATTGTCTGCGCCATCGCTAAAATGCCTCCAGTTCATTCGCTCAACTCCTGGTGTTTTGGCACCACTGGTTGGACAAAAAACACAGAGCCATGTTGATCAAAACCTGCAGATAATGAAGACTCCACCAATGCAGAATGCGGAATTTACGGAATTGGTAAAAAAACTAGTCTCTTAATCTTGTTTCTTTACCTTTCCACCAAAATCAACTACCGAGCCTGAAATGTTTGGGATGGTTCTCTGCATGTCAAGTAACATACCCTCACTTTCCTCTACCTGTAGCCTGATGAACTCACCAGTAGTTGGCCTGTCCTTGTCTGCATAAATCACAACAAGATTTGCTATTTCGTCATTGCCAAGCAGAATATCATTATCTTGGTTTATTACAAAATACAAAAATGCCGTGGTGGTATCTGGTTTTTCGGAATCAACATTTGGATTTGTCTTTATCAAGCCCTTTTCCTTTGCTGCCTCTAGGGCTGACTTGAGTGATGCAAATTTGCCTTCAAGCGTACCTGCATAGATGTTATCATAACTGATCTCATAGCTGCCGGCCTTTACTATTTTGTATGTCACCTTGATGTTCTGAGGCCTTAGGTCTATCAGCCCTGTTGTAGTAGCTGTCAGTGGTGTTGATGTTAGTTTTATGGTTGCATCCTGAATGTCTGCAGCTCCGGTAATCTTGCCAATCACT belongs to Candidatus Nitrosotenuis cloacae and includes:
- a CDS encoding aldo/keto reductase, translated to MISGFATTDGTKKFTQRPGLVAENYKTIHGLSLSNVGIGTYLGNADSQTDVAVIDAIKKSVISGINVIDTAINYRAQKAERAVGKAISELISEGKIERNQIFVSTKNGYVTNDADVKEEFWSYVQKEYAAKGVIGANDISSGYHCMTIPYLADQLNRSLNNLGLDCIDLMYLHNAVEGQPDISREQFLQNLEKVFSFYEQKRKEGKIRFYGMATWECFRVPKENSHYLSLEDTIQMAIRVGGENHGFRFIQLPYNMYYDQAFMLKSQVVGGKEMSILDATLTLGIGVFTSVPLMQGRLIEPGVKLPDFGGLSAPSLKCLQFIRSTPGVLAPLVGQKTQSHVDQNLQIMKTPPMQNAEFTELVKKLVS
- a CDS encoding prenyltransferase; protein product: MSISVWFRVIRIKFLLASVIAVSLGLAISYWQTKTLDIISGVITMGGVIALHASVDLLNDYWDYKRGIDTITKRTKFSGGTGVLPEGLLKPSTVYRAGMICLASGSLAGAYFIVLHGWIIAVILGFAILSIYFYSTKIVDSGLGEIFVGIKGTMIVLGTMYIQTQAIMPTNIVAGVIAGTLSSFVLFITSFPDHDADKQKGRKTLVIALGKSKASSLYWVFPAVVYGLVMFGVITEMFPSYSLIVFTGIFMISKSASKIKKSLDNMDEFVHIMKSTVLFSRITGALFVVSFVIAILANNS
- a CDS encoding DUF2203 domain-containing protein yields the protein MPTYFTIQEANAALPAVIHKYKELQKQKAEVQKLEAQLNSQMGISSSLGDYATIKKQLNSGVTKFYGLIEDLENTGVVLKSLEEGLLDFPSKRFDEDVWLCWKEGETEIKFWHEKDVGFMGRKPLSVSDESLV